One window from the genome of Pseudomonas frederiksbergensis encodes:
- a CDS encoding phage tail protein: protein MEVFMGTIQSFAFNFAPRGWALCNGQTISIAQNSALFSLLGVTYGGDGQNTFALPNLQSRLPMGMGTGLGLSPRTIGEVAGTENVTATVNNLPNHTHELVGVIASTTLQLANPASNPVNTPTPTNSFIGTSGTGPGSAAIYSDQAGASPVPLQGVTTTVSGTVSPTGGNMPMAIMNPFLAINFSIALEGLFPSRN, encoded by the coding sequence ATGGAAGTATTCATGGGCACCATCCAATCGTTCGCCTTTAACTTTGCACCCAGGGGTTGGGCGCTGTGCAACGGGCAAACCATCAGCATCGCTCAAAATTCGGCGCTGTTCTCCCTGCTTGGCGTCACCTATGGGGGTGACGGCCAGAACACCTTCGCGCTCCCCAACCTGCAGAGTCGCCTGCCAATGGGCATGGGCACTGGCTTGGGCCTGAGCCCGCGAACCATTGGCGAGGTCGCCGGCACCGAAAACGTCACCGCGACCGTCAACAACCTGCCCAATCACACTCACGAACTCGTCGGGGTCATCGCCTCGACCACGCTCCAACTGGCGAACCCGGCCAGCAACCCGGTGAATACGCCGACGCCCACCAACTCGTTCATCGGCACCTCGGGCACCGGGCCAGGTTCGGCGGCGATTTATTCCGATCAAGCGGGCGCTTCGCCGGTGCCACTGCAAGGCGTGACAACCACGGTCAGCGGAACGGTTTCCCCTACGGGTGGCAACATGCCGATGGCGATCATGAACCCTTTCCTGGCGATCAACTTCAGCATCGCCCTCGAAGGCCTCTTCCCCTCCCGCAATTAA
- a CDS encoding Ig-like domain-containing protein gives MWWSKRKSRVTEGAQALASPMIMSLEPRMLFDGAVAATVADAAQSDAQPTAEAAKTPTADQPADTHAPQGQADATEAAVPGKSVVFVDSRVKDAGSLLQGVAPGTEVVQLDATKDGLQQIADYLDSHQGVSSVQIIAHGNAGDLWLGNSYLSADNVQARSEVLAQIGQDMNAGGDILIYGCYTAEGDRGLSLVNSLAQLTGRDVAASDDRTGLGGDWDLEIATGTIESANVLSANAMSEYQWGLATWTATNNLNSGIGSLRAALSSAQNGDIVTFNSTMTVSLTQVLVVDKNITIDGDLNNDNVADVTLDGQYRTQIMQVTSGTTATLDGLVITRGMVAGNGGNGGDDALVSQGGGIYNAGTLTLRNVTVTANAASGGGGGGGVTPQYAGGGGGGGGAITGGTGGKGGDTLNSTGSNGTAGQGGAGGGFFNIGGRGGSTTGGAGGAAYPGYSTGSAGGTASSGGLSIGGGGGGDGYNDIGGAGGGAVGGIYNDTGATLRIIGNSVISNNVGAGGGGGGGGAGGSYYQAGGAGGVGVGAIWNKGSILITAANFAALAGNVGGSGVGGTSAGSAGVSPASVANVYGDGGTINTNYVPDETPPTATVVVANTNLNSGGTSTVTITFSEAVTGLTAADLTVQNGSVGTLTSGDGGITWTGTLTAASNIADTTNIITLNNTGVADLAGNAGVGTTDSNNYAVDTQRPTATIVVADNALNIGETSLVTITFSEAVTGFTLADLTVANGSLSGLSSSDGGITWTATLTPSASVSDATNLIILANTGVADAAGNNGSGTTSSNNYAVDTQRPTASIVVADTSLSVGETSLVTITFNEAVTGFTAADLTVANGTVTGLSSGDGGITWTGTLTPSASTSDASNLITLDNTGVSDAAGNAGSGTTDSNNYAIDTARPTAIVVVADPTVGAGETSVVTITFSEAVTGFTLADMTVANGSLSGLSTSDNITYTATFTPSAGVSDATNLITLNNTGVVDGAGNTGSGTTDSNNYAVDTQRPTATIVVADTALSVGETSLVTITFSEAVSGFDNSDLSIANGTLSAVSSSDGGITWTATFTPALGVSDTSNVIVLNNTGVSDAAGNTGTGTTNSNNYQVDTNVPTATIVIADATLSIGETSLVTVTFNSAVSGFDNADLTVSNGTLSTMSSTDGGVTWTATFTPSASISDTSNVITLDNTGLINAAGNAGVGTTDSNNYVVDTVRPTATIVVADTAIGAGETSLVTITFSEAVTAFTSADLTVANGVISGLSSSDGGITWTATFTPTNGVNDSSNVISLNSGGIIDLAGNVNVGTADSNNYALDTQRPTATVVLSDSSLRPGETAQVTITFSEAVTGFSNDDLSVANGTLSAVSSSDGGLTWTATFTPTLGVSDTTNLIILDNTGVSDAAGNTGTGTTDSANYAVETRVPTATVVVADTALSVGETSLVTITFSEAVSGFDNSDLTVSNGTLSNVSSTDGGVTWTATFTPASNVTDTSNLISLDTTGVSNVSGNTGVGVVDSNNYAIDTVRPGATIVVGDTTLGIGQTTTVTISFTEAVSGFDLSDLSVANGVLSNLASSDAGLTWTATLTPTAGINDATNLILLDASNVQDSAGNAGVGIAISANYALDATRPTATIVVANPNLGVGQTTLVTFTFTEAVTDFDLSDLSVTNGDLSNLTSSDGGRTWTATFTPAANLTDPSNFIALDSSNVSDLSGNAGSGVAVSNNYAIDTVVPNDVKPPPEFLTSDPVTVIPPSEVPLQPIVFMPPTGNLGSPLGFPPLFEQRDVGGLDPIGSIFINRGELAPSYIAQVFSSDAAGDGSGQGFLGFGGGDGGVFGSSTISGLFNQDAGSEGESLDAFDNQSIKGGEASQGMRGVFGAPTLGQQLQQLKDTEQRQVDSLAMALKQAGTSQALA, from the coding sequence ATGTGGTGGAGCAAACGCAAATCGCGGGTAACCGAGGGCGCGCAAGCCCTGGCATCGCCAATGATCATGTCCCTGGAGCCGCGAATGCTCTTCGACGGCGCGGTGGCGGCCACCGTGGCCGATGCGGCGCAATCGGACGCGCAACCGACTGCCGAGGCGGCCAAGACGCCCACGGCGGACCAGCCGGCCGACACCCATGCGCCCCAAGGCCAGGCCGACGCCACCGAGGCTGCCGTGCCGGGCAAATCCGTGGTGTTTGTCGACTCTCGAGTCAAGGACGCTGGCAGCCTGCTGCAAGGCGTCGCCCCCGGTACCGAGGTGGTGCAGCTGGACGCCACCAAAGACGGCCTGCAGCAGATTGCCGATTATCTGGACAGCCACCAGGGCGTCAGCTCGGTACAGATCATCGCCCACGGCAACGCCGGTGATTTGTGGTTGGGCAACAGTTATCTGTCGGCGGATAACGTCCAGGCCCGCAGCGAAGTCCTGGCGCAGATTGGCCAGGACATGAACGCCGGCGGCGACATCCTGATCTACGGCTGCTATACCGCCGAAGGCGACCGCGGCTTGAGCCTGGTCAACTCGTTGGCGCAGCTCACCGGCCGCGACGTGGCGGCGTCCGACGACCGCACCGGCCTGGGCGGCGACTGGGACCTGGAAATCGCCACCGGCACCATCGAAAGCGCCAACGTGCTCTCGGCCAATGCCATGAGCGAGTACCAGTGGGGCCTGGCCACCTGGACCGCCACCAACAACCTCAATTCGGGTATCGGTTCTTTGCGCGCTGCCCTGAGCTCGGCACAGAACGGCGACATCGTCACGTTCAATAGCACCATGACCGTCTCCCTGACCCAGGTGCTGGTGGTCGACAAGAACATCACCATCGATGGCGACCTCAATAACGACAACGTCGCCGACGTGACCCTCGACGGCCAGTACCGCACCCAGATCATGCAAGTGACGTCCGGCACCACGGCCACCCTCGATGGCCTGGTGATCACCCGGGGCATGGTGGCGGGCAACGGTGGTAACGGTGGCGACGACGCACTGGTATCCCAGGGTGGCGGTATCTACAACGCCGGCACCTTGACCCTGCGCAACGTCACGGTGACCGCGAACGCTGCTTCGGGCGGCGGTGGCGGCGGCGGTGTGACACCGCAGTACGCCGGTGGCGGCGGCGGTGGCGGTGGTGCGATCACGGGTGGTACCGGTGGCAAGGGCGGCGACACGCTCAACTCAACAGGTTCCAACGGCACGGCCGGGCAGGGCGGCGCGGGCGGCGGCTTCTTCAACATTGGCGGGCGTGGCGGCTCCACCACGGGGGGCGCGGGTGGTGCGGCGTATCCGGGCTACAGCACCGGTTCGGCCGGTGGCACGGCCTCCAGCGGCGGCTTGTCCATTGGCGGTGGTGGCGGTGGCGACGGCTATAACGACATCGGCGGCGCCGGTGGCGGTGCGGTCGGTGGTATCTACAACGATACCGGCGCGACCCTGCGGATCATCGGCAACTCGGTCATCTCCAACAACGTCGGTGCCGGCGGTGGTGGTGGCGGCGGCGGTGCCGGGGGTAGCTATTACCAGGCGGGTGGTGCGGGCGGCGTCGGTGTCGGCGCCATCTGGAACAAAGGCTCGATCCTGATCACCGCCGCCAACTTCGCCGCCCTGGCCGGCAACGTCGGCGGCAGCGGTGTGGGTGGAACCAGTGCCGGCAGCGCGGGCGTTTCGCCAGCGTCGGTGGCCAACGTCTACGGCGATGGCGGCACCATCAACACCAACTATGTGCCGGACGAGACGCCACCCACCGCGACCGTCGTGGTGGCCAATACCAACCTGAACTCCGGCGGCACGTCGACGGTGACTATCACCTTCTCCGAAGCCGTGACGGGCCTGACCGCGGCGGACCTGACGGTGCAGAACGGCAGCGTCGGCACCTTGACCAGTGGCGACGGCGGCATCACCTGGACCGGTACGCTGACGGCAGCCAGCAACATTGCCGACACCACCAACATCATCACCCTGAACAACACTGGCGTTGCCGACCTGGCCGGCAACGCTGGCGTTGGCACCACCGACTCGAACAACTACGCCGTCGATACCCAGCGTCCGACCGCCACCATCGTGGTGGCCGATAATGCGTTGAACATCGGTGAAACCTCGCTGGTGACGATCACTTTCAGCGAAGCCGTCACGGGCTTCACCCTGGCCGACCTGACCGTTGCCAACGGCTCCTTGAGCGGGCTGAGCAGCAGCGACGGCGGCATCACCTGGACCGCAACGCTTACCCCGAGCGCCAGCGTCAGCGATGCCACAAACCTGATCATCCTGGCCAATACCGGCGTGGCCGATGCGGCAGGGAACAATGGCAGCGGCACGACCAGCTCCAACAACTACGCGGTCGACACGCAGCGGCCCACCGCTAGCATCGTTGTAGCCGACACCTCCCTGAGCGTCGGCGAAACCTCCCTGGTGACCATCACTTTCAACGAAGCAGTGACAGGTTTTACCGCCGCCGACCTGACGGTCGCCAACGGCACGGTTACCGGCCTGAGCAGCGGCGACGGTGGCATTACCTGGACCGGCACGCTCACGCCAAGTGCCAGCACCAGCGACGCCAGCAACCTCATCACCCTGGATAACACCGGCGTGAGCGACGCAGCGGGCAACGCTGGCAGCGGCACCACCGATTCCAACAACTACGCCATCGACACGGCGCGTCCGACCGCCATCGTGGTGGTCGCCGATCCGACTGTCGGTGCCGGCGAAACCTCGGTGGTGACCATTACCTTCAGCGAAGCGGTGACCGGCTTCACCCTGGCCGACATGACCGTTGCCAACGGCAGCCTGAGTGGCCTGAGCACCAGCGACAACATCACTTACACGGCGACGTTCACGCCGAGTGCGGGCGTCAGCGATGCCACCAACCTGATCACGCTCAATAACACGGGCGTGGTGGATGGCGCGGGCAACACCGGCAGCGGTACCACCGACTCCAACAACTATGCCGTCGACACCCAGCGTCCGACCGCCACCATCGTGGTCGCCGACACGGCGCTGAGCGTCGGCGAAACCTCGCTGGTGACGATCACCTTCTCCGAGGCGGTCAGTGGCTTTGACAATTCGGACCTGAGCATCGCCAACGGTACGCTGAGTGCGGTCAGCAGCAGTGATGGCGGCATCACCTGGACGGCCACCTTCACTCCAGCCCTCGGAGTCAGCGATACGTCCAACGTCATCGTCTTGAACAACACCGGCGTCAGCGATGCGGCAGGCAACACCGGTACCGGCACCACCAACTCCAACAACTACCAGGTCGACACCAACGTGCCGACGGCGACCATCGTGATTGCCGACGCCACCTTGAGCATCGGCGAGACGTCGTTGGTCACTGTGACATTCAACTCGGCGGTCAGCGGCTTCGACAATGCGGACCTGACCGTCAGCAACGGTACGCTCAGTACCATGAGCAGCACCGACGGCGGCGTCACCTGGACGGCCACGTTCACGCCGAGCGCGAGCATTTCCGATACCAGCAACGTGATCACCCTGGACAATACCGGCTTGATCAACGCTGCGGGCAATGCGGGAGTTGGCACTACTGATTCCAACAACTATGTAGTGGATACGGTGCGTCCAACGGCGACCATCGTAGTGGCCGACACGGCCATCGGCGCGGGTGAGACGTCGCTGGTGACCATCACCTTCAGCGAGGCCGTGACCGCGTTCACCAGTGCTGACCTGACGGTTGCCAACGGCGTGATCTCGGGGCTGAGCAGCAGCGACGGCGGTATCACCTGGACCGCGACCTTTACCCCGACCAACGGGGTCAACGACAGCAGTAACGTGATCTCGCTCAACAGCGGCGGCATCATCGATCTGGCGGGCAATGTCAATGTCGGTACGGCCGACTCCAACAATTACGCGCTTGATACCCAGCGTCCAACCGCCACCGTGGTGCTGAGCGATTCATCGTTGAGACCGGGCGAAACCGCCCAGGTGACCATCACCTTCAGCGAGGCCGTGACCGGCTTCAGCAACGATGACCTGAGTGTTGCCAACGGCACCTTGAGCGCCGTGAGCAGCAGCGACGGCGGCCTGACCTGGACCGCCACGTTCACCCCGACGCTGGGCGTGAGCGACACCACCAACCTGATCATTCTCGACAACACGGGTGTGAGCGATGCGGCCGGAAACACCGGTACGGGCACCACCGATTCGGCCAATTACGCGGTCGAGACTCGCGTGCCGACCGCCACTGTCGTCGTCGCCGATACAGCGCTGAGCGTGGGTGAAACGTCGCTGGTGACGATTACCTTCTCCGAAGCGGTGAGCGGTTTCGACAACAGCGACCTGACCGTCAGCAACGGGACATTGAGCAATGTGTCTTCGACGGACGGCGGCGTCACCTGGACGGCAACGTTTACCCCGGCAAGCAACGTCACCGACACCAGTAACCTGATCAGCCTGGACACCACTGGCGTATCCAACGTTTCCGGCAACACCGGTGTCGGCGTCGTCGACTCCAACAATTATGCGATCGACACCGTGCGTCCGGGTGCCACCATCGTGGTAGGCGACACCACCCTGGGCATCGGCCAGACCACCACGGTGACCATCAGCTTCACCGAGGCGGTGTCCGGTTTCGACCTGTCGGACCTCAGTGTCGCCAATGGCGTGCTGTCCAACCTTGCCAGCAGCGACGCAGGCCTGACCTGGACCGCGACCCTGACGCCGACCGCGGGGATCAACGATGCCACCAACCTGATCCTGCTCGACGCCAGCAATGTGCAAGACAGCGCCGGCAACGCTGGCGTGGGCATCGCCATCTCCGCCAACTATGCCCTCGACGCCACCCGGCCGACCGCGACCATCGTCGTCGCCAATCCCAACCTGGGCGTGGGCCAGACGACCCTGGTGACTTTCACGTTCACCGAGGCGGTGACGGATTTCGACCTGTCGGACCTGAGCGTCACCAACGGCGATTTGAGCAACCTGACCAGCAGCGACGGCGGCAGGACCTGGACCGCGACCTTCACCCCTGCGGCAAATCTCACCGACCCGAGCAATTTCATTGCCCTGGATAGCAGCAACGTCAGTGACTTGTCGGGCAACGCCGGGTCAGGCGTGGCGGTGTCCAACAATTACGCGATCGATACCGTGGTGCCCAACGATGTGAAGCCACCACCGGAGTTCCTGACATCGGACCCGGTGACGGTCATCCCGCCGTCCGAGGTGCCGCTGCAACCGATCGTTTTCATGCCGCCAACGGGCAATCTGGGCTCGCCCCTTGGCTTCCCGCCGCTGTTCGAGCAGCGTGATGTCGGTGGGCTTGACCCCATCGGCAGCATTTTCATCAACCGTGGCGAGTTGGCACCCAGCTATATCGCCCAGGTGTTCAGCAGCGACGCCGCCGGGGACGGCTCGGGCCAGGGGTTCCTGGGCTTTGGCGGGGGCGACGGCGGTGTGTTCGGCAGCAGCACGATTTCCGGTTTGTTCAACCAGGACGCGGGTTCGGAAGGCGAATCGCTGGATGCCTTC
- a CDS encoding sulfotransferase family protein — MKGLPQFHFISGLPRSGSTLLSAILLQNPRFHAGMTSPVGTLFSSVLQQCSAGSEFGSVIDTDLRRRLLRGLFDSYYADKADKPVIFDTNRQWCARLPALQDLFPQAKTIACVRNVAWILDSLERLYRANPFENTKLFNDDDERNTVYSRCETLAQRNRLVGFAWTALKEAYYGENAESLLIVDYDLLSQAPERVMRLVYEFIGEPWFEHDFNHLTYDAPAFDQALGVAGLHKVKPKVAPQARRTLLPPDLFEKYAELSFWRDGAASAANVIRMKTDAAVS, encoded by the coding sequence GTGAAGGGATTGCCGCAGTTTCACTTTATTTCCGGTTTACCGCGCTCAGGCTCGACCCTGCTTTCTGCCATTTTGTTGCAGAACCCGCGCTTCCATGCCGGCATGACCAGTCCCGTCGGCACGCTGTTCAGCAGCGTCCTGCAGCAATGCAGCGCCGGCAGCGAGTTCGGCTCGGTGATCGACACCGACCTGCGCCGCCGCCTCTTGCGTGGCCTCTTCGATTCCTACTACGCCGACAAAGCCGATAAACCCGTCATCTTCGATACAAACCGCCAATGGTGCGCGCGCCTGCCTGCCCTGCAGGACCTGTTTCCCCAAGCCAAGACCATCGCTTGCGTGCGCAACGTCGCCTGGATCCTTGACAGCCTGGAACGGCTTTACCGTGCCAACCCGTTCGAAAATACCAAGCTTTTCAACGACGATGATGAGCGCAATACCGTCTACAGCCGTTGCGAAACCCTGGCCCAGCGCAATCGCCTGGTGGGCTTCGCCTGGACCGCGCTGAAAGAGGCCTACTACGGCGAGAATGCCGAGTCGCTGTTGATCGTCGACTACGACTTGTTGAGCCAGGCGCCCGAGCGCGTCATGCGGCTGGTGTACGAGTTCATCGGCGAACCCTGGTTCGAGCATGATTTCAATCATTTGACCTACGACGCGCCAGCCTTTGACCAGGCGTTGGGCGTCGCCGGCCTGCACAAGGTCAAGCCCAAGGTCGCGCCCCAAGCCCGGCGGACCTTGTTGCCGCCGGATCTGTTCGAAAAGTATGCCGAGTTGTCGTTCTGGCGCGATGGCGCTGCCAGCGCGGCCAATGTCATTCGTATGAAAACCGACGCCGCGGTCAGCTGA
- a CDS encoding DUF6916 family protein, with product MLQRVHSSHFQLLLGQTRTLTLPDGSSLPVRFEHLEEIPRAKMPNAERIPFNVELNSLQSTDFVDGLCAMEVPELGRLEGVFVSRVPPMGRDPALGYFYIAFN from the coding sequence ATGCTTCAGCGCGTTCATAGCAGCCACTTTCAATTGCTGCTGGGCCAGACCCGAACCCTGACCCTGCCTGACGGCAGCAGCCTGCCGGTGCGATTCGAGCACCTGGAAGAAATACCACGGGCCAAGATGCCGAATGCCGAGCGAATTCCGTTCAACGTGGAGCTCAACAGCCTGCAAAGCACCGACTTCGTCGATGGTCTCTGCGCGATGGAGGTACCGGAGCTGGGTAGGCTCGAAGGGGTGTTCGTGTCGCGGGTACCGCCGATGGGGCGGGATCCGGCGCTGGGATATTTCTACATCGCGTTTAACTGA
- a CDS encoding PAAR domain-containing protein has translation MKEGYFIGLGDKTTCGGKVLDGNSGVNMFGLLHAREGDHVSCGRDGKTYQIRGGIAHMVSHGKHLAGTLDSHSTCPCKAQLIPSVRWATYRKSDVAPQASRAAQPAYQHAVDASIAPRHSSFTPSSQLPFGASTRLEPQEPGFFVVPKSVSREALEATLFPAPDPQVMRKFRALNPHRDVVKAGSMIVLSDPNNLQCTREEAQVMAAAETVNAALEDLTAEQADFMHRHAAEIASFTGQTSTWLGVSAVVMEKHLSSLRDTLQAMERLHQDSYRQHGHLKSPQFFTERRLLLAQLDAHLLNSTRLRGHTTLGDHPKLKTALGISNRSLVHHWNKAGAPGQIPGYATHVEATSRAAKYMQMGGYVGIGIGGVSSVLAVQTVCNGGAEEACERVRFTEGGKFGVSVAGGWAGGEIGKLASGPICLALGVSTGIGGVVCVAVVIGTGAWVGTTIGGKGGEIGGEILYEKTLP, from the coding sequence ATGAAGGAGGGTTATTTCATAGGCCTGGGCGACAAGACCACCTGTGGCGGGAAGGTGCTGGACGGCAATAGCGGGGTCAATATGTTTGGCCTGCTGCATGCCCGTGAGGGTGATCACGTTTCCTGTGGCCGGGACGGGAAAACCTATCAGATCAGGGGCGGTATCGCGCACATGGTCAGCCACGGCAAGCATCTGGCTGGCACGTTGGACAGTCACAGTACCTGTCCTTGCAAAGCGCAGTTGATTCCCTCGGTGCGCTGGGCTACCTACCGAAAATCGGACGTCGCACCGCAAGCCAGTCGCGCCGCTCAACCGGCTTATCAACACGCCGTGGACGCGTCGATTGCACCGCGGCATTCGAGCTTCACCCCCTCAAGCCAACTGCCGTTCGGAGCATCCACCCGCCTGGAGCCTCAGGAACCGGGCTTCTTCGTCGTCCCTAAAAGCGTGAGCCGTGAAGCCTTGGAAGCCACGTTATTCCCCGCGCCCGACCCGCAGGTGATGCGAAAATTCCGAGCGTTGAACCCTCACCGCGATGTTGTAAAAGCCGGTTCGATGATTGTGCTGAGCGACCCGAACAATCTGCAATGCACCCGCGAAGAAGCTCAGGTGATGGCGGCAGCGGAAACAGTCAATGCCGCCCTCGAAGACCTGACGGCCGAACAAGCCGATTTCATGCACCGCCACGCAGCCGAGATCGCCAGCTTCACCGGTCAGACCTCGACTTGGCTAGGTGTCAGCGCCGTGGTGATGGAAAAACACTTGTCCAGCCTGCGCGATACCTTGCAAGCCATGGAACGCTTGCATCAGGACAGCTATCGCCAGCACGGCCATCTCAAATCACCGCAATTCTTTACCGAACGCAGGCTCCTGCTCGCCCAATTGGATGCTCACTTGCTGAACTCCACCCGCCTGCGCGGCCATACGACACTGGGCGACCACCCCAAGCTGAAGACTGCCCTCGGCATTTCGAATCGCAGTCTGGTTCATCACTGGAACAAGGCTGGCGCGCCGGGGCAGATACCGGGGTACGCCACGCATGTGGAGGCGACCAGTCGTGCTGCGAAATATATGCAGATGGGTGGGTATGTTGGTATTGGGATTGGTGGGGTGTCTTCGGTGTTGGCGGTTCAGACTGTGTGCAATGGGGGGGCAGAGGAGGCTTGTGAGCGTGTCAGGTTTACTGAAGGGGGTAAATTCGGCGTGTCGGTGGCTGGTGGTTGGGCAGGTGGAGAGATAGGCAAGTTAGCAAGCGGTCCAATTTGTTTGGCGCTTGGCGTTTCAACGGGAATTGGAGGTGTTGTCTGCGTAGCAGTAGTAATAGGAACTGGTGCGTGGGTAGGTACAACAATTGGTGGTAAAGGGGGGGAAATAGGAGGTGAAATACTGTATGAAAAGACCTTGCCATGA